In the genome of Aridibaculum aurantiacum, one region contains:
- a CDS encoding carboxypeptidase-like regulatory domain-containing protein: MKQTKLLIAILLIAATSFFACQKEFSADIDPTTPEPSFTPNITTTIRGRVVDELDKPVVGAMIRTGSTNVVTNVNGEFALNDVRVFDRAAFVQATKQGYFTGSRTIVAKQGAVHYVEMKLLPKQSAGTISMATGGSVSLTNGTTVTLPASSVVVASTNAPYTGDVNVSLAWIDPTSANLEREMPGDLRGINASNNEVGLESYGMVAVELRGSAGQKLQIAQGKKATLKFFLPSSIVATAPAEIALWSFTESTGLWKQEGTATKSGNFYNAEVSHFSFWNCDAPFPLVNFTASIKDQAGKPLVHTKVKIKRTTTNSYSYSFTDTAGVVTGLVPANEALVLELINNCQSVLHTQNIGPFSSPANISVTTTGTNMQAATITGTATNCSGAPIVSGLADLITGQRTYRTNIINGAFSFNISVCNANQTATLVVIDTAANQQAQQTITLSAGLNNTGNTTACGTTINEFINLTVNGTQHNFLPPADSLMMYYNPQNNSTNIGGFSMSQGQTKSITILFNGNTTGNTNVTFLSISSPSGSGRLDQNTTIPATITEYGNVGGYVAGSFSGNITDSSITRSVQVSFRVRRNQ; the protein is encoded by the coding sequence ATGAAACAAACCAAACTACTGATAGCCATACTGCTCATAGCGGCTACTTCTTTCTTTGCATGCCAAAAAGAATTTTCGGCAGATATTGATCCTACTACACCGGAGCCATCTTTTACACCCAACATCACTACTACCATTCGTGGACGTGTAGTGGATGAATTAGACAAGCCCGTAGTTGGTGCTATGATAAGAACTGGAAGCACTAATGTAGTTACCAATGTGAATGGTGAATTCGCCCTTAATGATGTACGTGTATTTGATCGTGCTGCGTTCGTGCAGGCTACCAAACAAGGATATTTTACCGGAAGCCGCACAATTGTAGCTAAGCAAGGTGCTGTTCATTATGTAGAAATGAAACTGCTTCCAAAACAAAGTGCAGGTACTATAAGCATGGCAACCGGGGGTTCAGTAAGCCTTACAAATGGTACTACTGTTACGCTTCCTGCATCTTCTGTTGTAGTTGCTTCCACTAATGCTCCATACACAGGAGATGTAAACGTATCGCTTGCATGGATTGATCCTACATCAGCAAATCTTGAGAGAGAAATGCCGGGAGATCTGAGAGGAATTAATGCGTCTAACAATGAAGTTGGACTTGAAAGCTATGGAATGGTAGCAGTAGAATTACGTGGATCAGCTGGTCAAAAATTACAGATAGCACAAGGCAAAAAAGCTACCTTAAAATTCTTCCTTCCATCTTCTATAGTAGCAACAGCGCCTGCAGAAATTGCTTTATGGAGTTTTACAGAATCAACCGGCTTGTGGAAGCAAGAAGGTACCGCAACTAAGTCTGGTAATTTTTATAATGCAGAAGTTTCTCACTTCTCCTTCTGGAATTGTGATGCACCATTTCCACTGGTAAATTTTACTGCATCCATCAAAGACCAGGCAGGTAAACCACTTGTACATACCAAAGTAAAAATCAAAAGAACCACCACCAACAGCTATTCGTATTCGTTTACTGATACTGCAGGTGTAGTTACTGGTTTAGTACCGGCTAATGAAGCATTGGTGCTGGAATTGATCAATAACTGCCAGAGTGTTTTACATACGCAGAACATAGGACCATTCAGCAGCCCTGCAAATATTTCTGTAACTACTACTGGTACAAATATGCAGGCAGCTACCATAACAGGTACGGCTACCAACTGCTCGGGTGCTCCAATTGTAAGTGGTTTAGCTGACCTGATTACCGGCCAGCGTACTTACAGGACCAACATCATCAATGGTGCTTTCTCTTTCAATATATCAGTGTGCAACGCTAACCAAACTGCTACTCTTGTAGTGATAGATACCGCAGCTAACCAGCAGGCTCAACAAACCATTACATTATCTGCAGGATTGAACAATACTGGTAATACCACTGCATGCGGTACTACTATCAATGAGTTCATCAATCTTACGGTAAATGGTACGCAGCATAACTTTTTACCACCAGCAGATTCATTGATGATGTATTACAACCCGCAGAATAATTCAACTAACATTGGCGGCTTTAGCATGTCGCAAGGACAAACGAAAAGCATCACCATCCTGTTCAATGGTAACACTACAGGAAATACGAACGTCACCTTTCTCTCCATATCTTCTCCAAGCGGAAGTGGCAGATTGGATCAGAACACTACCATTCCTGCCACCATTACAGAATATGGAAATGTTGGAGGTTATGTAGCAGGTAGTTTCTCAGGAAATATCACCGACAGTTCAATTACTAGAAGCGTACAGGTATCATTCAGAGTGCGCAGGAATCAATAA
- a CDS encoding DUF1800 domain-containing protein has product MVNQQIKNQHLLWRAGFGPAADQLTTQFSIATHQLYASMVKASKKPPSFINVAADIYEDLVPGSASMSMQEIQKELQDEKKRAFQRKSREAIKDLNLVWLHEMVNSEAQLREKMAFFWHGHFACRNQNIFYQQNLLHEIRTNALGSFKDLLLAVSKSAAMLAFLNNQQNKKLHPNENFAREVMELFTLGRGHYTETDVKEAARAFTGWGYNAAGEFHFRKGQHDDGKKSILGRSGNFNGDDVINMLLEQKQTAIYISRKLYRFLVNDIPDEEKVQWLAGRFYESGYNITKLLDDIFTSNWFYNEKNIGTRIKSPVELVAGIRRLLPMKLENDDVQLLMQRSLGQVLFMPPNVAGWPGGKNWIDSSSLVLRMRIPQLIHDNDVFSIQPKTDDDTGMGMMEKAVGKTKMQPQMAKQNDRFRLNADVYWEQYVKQFETTSREQLYPVLEASVLQTKRGLLPGGVVENAADKSSRHNYIKSITIAFMSTPEYQLC; this is encoded by the coding sequence ATGGTAAACCAGCAAATTAAAAATCAGCACCTGCTTTGGCGCGCTGGATTTGGACCAGCAGCTGATCAACTTACAACACAATTTTCTATCGCTACTCACCAGCTATATGCTTCAATGGTCAAGGCTTCTAAAAAGCCACCTTCCTTCATTAATGTAGCTGCAGATATTTACGAGGACCTTGTTCCGGGTTCTGCTTCAATGAGCATGCAGGAGATACAAAAAGAATTGCAGGATGAAAAAAAGAGAGCCTTCCAGCGCAAGAGCAGGGAAGCAATCAAAGACCTGAACCTTGTTTGGCTACATGAAATGGTGAATAGCGAAGCGCAGCTGCGCGAAAAAATGGCTTTCTTCTGGCATGGCCACTTTGCCTGCAGGAACCAGAATATTTTCTACCAGCAAAACCTGCTTCACGAAATACGCACCAATGCATTGGGTAGTTTCAAAGACCTGCTGCTGGCTGTAAGCAAGAGTGCTGCTATGCTTGCTTTTTTAAATAACCAGCAGAATAAGAAACTACATCCAAACGAAAATTTTGCACGTGAAGTAATGGAGCTCTTCACACTGGGCAGGGGACATTATACAGAGACAGACGTGAAAGAAGCTGCAAGAGCATTTACAGGCTGGGGGTATAATGCAGCAGGCGAATTCCATTTTAGAAAAGGACAACATGATGATGGAAAGAAATCCATCCTTGGCAGGTCAGGAAACTTCAATGGAGATGATGTGATCAATATGCTGCTGGAGCAAAAGCAAACAGCTATTTACATCAGCCGCAAGTTGTACAGGTTTTTGGTAAATGATATTCCCGATGAAGAAAAGGTGCAATGGCTTGCGGGAAGATTTTATGAAAGTGGTTATAACATAACAAAGTTGTTAGATGATATTTTCACCAGCAACTGGTTTTATAATGAAAAAAATATCGGCACACGGATCAAATCTCCTGTAGAACTGGTAGCAGGTATACGCAGGTTGTTGCCAATGAAGTTAGAGAATGATGATGTCCAGTTGCTGATGCAGCGGTCGTTAGGGCAGGTGTTATTCATGCCGCCGAACGTAGCTGGTTGGCCGGGCGGAAAGAATTGGATCGATAGTTCTTCGCTGGTATTGCGTATGCGTATTCCGCAGCTCATTCATGATAATGATGTGTTTTCCATTCAGCCTAAAACAGACGATGACACAGGTATGGGAATGATGGAAAAAGCTGTGGGTAAAACAAAGATGCAGCCGCAAATGGCGAAGCAAAATGACCGGTTCAGGTTGAATGCTGATGTGTATTGGGAGCAGTATGTAAAGCAATTTGAAACAACATCGCGTGAACAGCTATACCCGGTGCTGGAGGCTTCGGTACTTCAAACCAAGCGTGGTCTTTTGCCAGGAGGTGTAGTAGAAAATGCTGCAGATAAAAGCAGCAGGCACAACTACATTAAATCAATTACTATAGCTTTTATGAGTACACCTGAATACCAGTTGTGCTAA
- a CDS encoding DUF1501 domain-containing protein, with protein MLIKRREFLQVGSLATASLMLPKFLKALEQGNLVPEGNKVVVILQLSGGNDGLNTVIPVRNDIYYKQRPALGIVKDKAHQLTDEAALHPSLTAFKSLYDDGSLGIINSVGYPNPDRSHFRSMDIWHSASLSTDYWNTGWLGRYLDAQCKGCDKPTHGLEIDDVLSLALKGEEVKGLALRDPRRLYGTSQENYFKEIAKHHKHDHDEQPVDYLYKTLSETLSSADYIYKQSKLRPSTTDYPKTGLGNSFKTIASLIFSDINTKVYYVSLGSFDTHVNQQNQQQKLFAEMNDAVAAFVKDLKANNRFQDVLLMSFSEFGRRVAQNASGGTDHGTANNMFLVSGGLKQQGILNELPDLTDLQDGDLKHKVDFKQVYATILDKWLAADDKAILKGSYEKMAFI; from the coding sequence ATGCTTATTAAGCGTCGCGAATTTTTACAGGTAGGATCTCTGGCTACAGCCTCGCTGATGCTCCCAAAATTCTTAAAAGCCCTTGAACAGGGCAACCTGGTGCCGGAGGGAAACAAGGTGGTTGTGATACTGCAACTAAGCGGTGGCAACGATGGCTTGAATACGGTTATTCCTGTACGTAATGATATATACTATAAGCAGCGGCCAGCACTGGGTATAGTAAAAGATAAAGCGCATCAACTTACTGACGAGGCTGCACTGCATCCTTCTTTAACGGCTTTCAAAAGCTTGTACGATGATGGTAGCCTCGGCATCATTAACAGTGTAGGATATCCGAATCCTGACAGGAGCCATTTTAGAAGTATGGATATCTGGCACAGCGCCAGCCTTAGCACCGACTACTGGAACACCGGCTGGCTGGGCAGGTATTTAGATGCCCAATGTAAAGGATGCGATAAGCCAACACATGGTTTGGAAATTGATGATGTGCTAAGCCTGGCACTAAAAGGAGAAGAAGTAAAAGGGTTGGCTTTAAGAGATCCGCGCAGGTTGTATGGCACCAGCCAGGAGAATTATTTTAAAGAAATAGCAAAGCACCACAAGCACGATCACGATGAACAGCCGGTAGATTACTTATATAAAACACTCAGCGAAACGCTCAGCAGTGCCGACTATATTTACAAGCAAAGCAAGTTGCGCCCATCCACTACAGATTATCCAAAAACGGGTTTGGGAAATAGTTTTAAAACAATCGCCTCACTTATTTTTTCTGATATCAATACCAAGGTGTATTACGTAAGCCTTGGCAGTTTTGATACACATGTAAACCAGCAGAACCAACAACAGAAATTGTTTGCTGAAATGAATGATGCTGTGGCTGCATTTGTAAAAGATCTAAAAGCTAACAATCGTTTCCAGGATGTATTGTTGATGTCGTTCAGTGAATTTGGTAGAAGAGTAGCGCAGAATGCAAGTGGCGGCACCGATCATGGAACGGCGAATAATATGTTCCTGGTGAGTGGCGGCTTAAAGCAGCAAGGCATACTGAATGAACTGCCTGATCTAACAGACCTGCAGGATGGCGACCTGAAACATAAAGTAGATTTTAAACAGGTATATGCTACCATACTAGATAAATGGCTGGCCGCTGATGATAAAGCTATTTTGAAAGGCAGCTATGAGAAAATGGCCTTTATATAG